The Brassica oleracea var. oleracea cultivar TO1000 chromosome C7, BOL, whole genome shotgun sequence sequence ATTAACGTGTAACAGGTGTACAATTAAGCCATGATTTAAAACTAACCCGACGGGCAACGGGTGTCTGCACACAGTGTTAGGAAATTTGGTAATTGAATAAGTCTTTGTCTAGTGTTTTCTTAGTCAAATAAGTCCGAGTCTTTCAGAAGTCTCGTTGAGATAAGTTAGTCGAGTTAGTTCCTACAATCATAAAAATTACATGAGAATAAAATAAGTTATATAGAGAGATATACTATAATAAAAAATTTCTATCCATTTAAAAATATTTTAATTACATGAAATCAAAGCATCTATATACAATTAATATAAGAAATGATATTATGCCTTTTAGGTTGAACCACTCTACTTGTATTATATATAGTATGTCTTATCTGGCTGATTATTCCTTTTGCCAACTAGGAAGAAATATGCAATTACTAAGTTGTAATTAACGTGTAACAGGTGTACAATTAAGCCATGATTTAAAACTAACCCGACGGGCAACGGGTGTCTGCACACAGTGTTAGGAAATTTGGTAATTGAATAAGTCTTTTTTTTTTTCAAAGGTAATTGAATAAGTCTTTGTCTAGTTGTTTCTTAGTCAAATAAGTCCGAGTCTTTCGGAAGTCTCGTTGAGATAAGTTAGTCGAGTTAGTTCCTGCAATCATAAAAATTATATGCTAAAACCACACATCAGGTCAAAAAGTTATTGATCAATCATAAAACTTTGAAGTTAAATTAATTTTGATTGGGCTAGAGCATGCCTGTTGAAGCATTGATATCATATTAAGTTTCATCAACTATCAATTAAACATATTGTCGCAACTGGTATAGTAGTTCATGGCTCTTATAATCGTATCATCACTCACTTAATCTCCAATCTCATCTATGAGGCGCGACACTCCTAAACAAAAAAAAAACGATCACGCAAATGTTACCGAGAAACAAATATATAAAAAAAAAAAAAAAAAAAAAAAAAAAGAAATACTCACGGATAAAACTAATTTCATACATAATAAGCGGGTTGTGTTAGAGAATGTTAGTCTCTCTTTTAAATAAAACATGTTGTAGTTATATTCAAAAATGAGATTTAAAACCAGAAACCAAACAAAGGTATCAGTGTCATTGTTGGTGGTAACTACCGCCAGCAACGTGAAAAACGAAGAGGACGTTCATTTAATATTATACATTTTTTATAATATTGAGCGCGGTGAGTTTAAAATTCGCTATATAAACATCGGATGTTTTGTAGTATACATTCTAAACTGGTAAGAGATGGCAAACCAAACAAAACCGATCTTACCTCTATTAGTCAATAAGAAACCACTTGAGCTTATTAAACCCTCAAAACACACCCCTTCTGAAACTCTCTCCCTTTCTACTTTGGATAACGATCTTTTCAATGAAGTTATGTATGCAACAATTTATGTTTTCAAAGCCAATGAAAAGAACCAAAATGATCCTGTCCCTTTGCTTAGGAAGGCTTTGTCCGAACTTCTTGTGTACTACTATCCCCTTTCAGGCAAGCTCATGAGACGAGAGAGTGATCGAAAACTTCAGCTAGTTTTTGGGGGTGAGGGAGTTCCATTTGAGGTCGCTACTGCAGCCCTCAACCTCTCCTCTCTAAACTATATAGAAAATCTTGATGACCAAGTTGCTTTGCGCCTTGTACCTGATATCGAAATAGACTACGATAGCAACATCTCTTATCATCCACTAGCTTTGCAGGTAGCTTTTCATTTTCTTGATTATATTAGAAGATTATATATATTATTATAAAAACTGAAATAGGTATATTATTTCTTGAAGATTATATAATCTCAATAAACTCTCAATAATTTTGTTTTCATCGTAGTGTACACATAATTAAGATAATTCATTGTTCCCTTTGATTTTACTTTTAAGGTGACCAAGTTCGCATGTGGAGGATTCACCATAGGCACAGCGTTGACGCACGCCGTATGTGACGGATTCGGTGTGGCTCAGATCATCCATGCTTTAACCGAGTTAGCTGCAGGAAAGAGTGAGCCAACGGTGAAGCCGGTGTGGCAGAGAGAACGGTTGGTCGGACAATTTGATGATGAAGCGGCTAAAATGCCTGGCGGGCACATTACTAGCCTTTTAGCCACCTCACCATATATTCCAGCCAGTGAAATGGTATGTTGTCCTCCCAGTAACTTCAACAAATTTGTGGGTTTTTAACTTTTTATTGGTAACTATGAATATCCTACTATATATTAATTGAGAAGTCATTTTATTGATTTCTGTTGATTGGTCAATAATTTTTTTGTTTTTATTTGTTTTAATTAGATCTAAAAAAAATGTAAGTATATAAACAATTAATATCATTTATCAAATAATCTGCATAATACTACCAATAATGATTTATGGTAACTATTTGTTGACATTATAGAACAAGTAATGATGTTGATAATTTTTTATTTGTATTTATAAAATACATAAAATAATAAACGAAAACAGTTTATATAAAACAATATAACATTTTTATATTCTTTTCTAAAGCATTATATTTTTATATAAATTATTGTAATAACTATTAACTTCTTATAAAGTTCATATACTTTATAATCATTTCTTAAACGATCAAAACAATTATAAAATTATTTATCTTGACTTAGTTATATATTTTGAATTATTATACAACTTTGCAAGTCATCTATAAAAGCTTATAAATTAATTTATAAAATCAATTTCAAAAATTCATCCTACTATCCTACTATATAATATATATTAATTGAAGTCACTTAAAATACTTTTGTTTATGTGTCGATTATTGATGAAGTATTAAAAATTGTTAAAAATTGATTTTTCAATAAGTTTTAATTTTTATTTATTTTTATTAGATTTAAAATAAAAAATAAGTCTACAAACAGTTAATATCACTTGCCAAATAATCTACATAATATTACAAATAATTATATATGGTAACTAATTTTGGAAACAGTATAAAAATTAATAATGGTTGATCAATCTCTTATATATTTGTAAACTACATAAAATAATAAACAAAAAGTTTATTAAAATCGAAATAATGATTTTTTTTCTTTTTTTGTCAAATTTTTTTGATACATGCTTTATAATCATCTATAAAAATTATAAATAAATTTATAAATTATTTACTTTGGCTTATCATATGTTTTAAATTATTATAAGATGTTGTAAGTCATTTCTAAGAGCTTATAAATTAATTTATAAAATATATTTGAAATTTCATTTTATACTAAATGATAGTCACTAAATTGATTGTTTCTTAGCTGTCAATCATATAGTTTGAGAAAAATTATTAAAATTTGATTTGTTAATGGATTTTCATTTTTTATTTATTTTATGAGTAAGAAAATCAGTTCTAGAGACAAATTTTATCAGTATTCAAACAACCTAAATATACTGCTTATAACTATTTATAGTAATTAAATATGTGATTTACATAAAATATTTATAATGCTTCATAAAATCATTTTTAACAATCAATTATTTCCAACTTATAAAATGTTTCAAAAACAATTTCTAGAATTGATATAGTAGTTTTATATTCATATGTAATTGGATATGAATATGTAGAGAATGTGTAACAATTATATTGTCTTAACTTTTTTAAAACTTATTAAATGTATAAAAATTTAGCCACAAATTATTTAAAAATCGAAAGTTTCAATATTATATACCTTCAAAATTTAATAATTTTATTAAAAACTGAATAATAAATGTTATATATAACTAATTTTAGTACAATTTTCAATACAAAATATCAAAAATATTTAAAATAGTCATATTTATCATTTTCAAAAACAATTATCCTTAGAAAAATATTTTATAAAAAAAACATATTCGATTTTTGATGATAAAAACATATTGTAATTTGACAAATTACAATAAATATATTGTTACAAAACATTCAAACCCGCGAATTCGCGGACATCCACCTAGTTTGTAATTGTACGTAGAGTAAAAAAGGAAAAAGTAAATAAATAAATAAATAAATATATATATATATATATATATAGTTGATGTTCTCAAGGTTTACACGTTCTTGCAAATAGATTTGGTCATGGACACAGCATTGAACTCCCAAAAAATTAGAATAATATATAGACAAACATAAATCCCTAAATTGATTAATTTTTTTAAATAAAATCCTTACTAAATCATTTAAGGTTTTCAAATTCTCAAAGCATGCTTGTAATAAGAATAATAAATTTCAAGAGATTGTTAGACCAAAAAAAAAAAATTTGCTGAGATTGGTAGTAAATCTATAATTATGTGGAAGAAATATATATTTTAGCTAAAGTGATCTCTTTTCATTCACTATCCAACAGGTAACGGAGACAATAAACATTCGAGCTGGTAATATAAAGAGGCTTAAAGACTCTTTGATGAGAGAGTGCGGGTACCCTAAAGAGGGTTTCACTACTTATGAAGTACTTAGCTCTTGCATATGGAAAGCAAGATCTCGAGCACTGAAGCTAAACCTTGACGGGATCACTGTCCTTGGCGTAGCTGTTGGAATCCGACACGTTTTAGATCCGCCACTTCCTCAAGGATTCTACGGTAACGCCTACGTAGATGTCTATATCGAGTTAACCGTGAGAGAACTCCAGGAAGCATCAATCTCTGAAATTGCTAAGCACGTGAAGAAAGCCAAGAAAACAGCTCATGACAAGGGCTATCTCGAGGAAGAGCTAAGGAACACGGAGAGATTGATGAGGGATGATGCGAAGTTCGAAGGGGTGAGCGATGGACTATTGTTTCTTACGGATTGGAGGAACATTGGTTGGTTCGGATCAATGGATTTTGGTTGGAGCGAGCCGGTGAATCTGCGGCCGTTGACCGAGCAGAAGAGTGCAGTGCATATAGGGATGATATTGAAACCTTCACAACTTGATCCATCAATGGAAGGTGGAGTTAAAGTGATCATGACGTTGCCAAGAGTTGCAATGGTTGACTTCAAGCGAGAGATGGATGCTATGAACAAACTTTACTCTTAATATTATTAGTACCTGGATTAGTTTTCTATGTGTGTGATTGAATGTTTCAAACATGAATAATGGGCGAATAAGATCAGTATGCTTATATGAATGATTGAATGCTTAAGTATATGATCATCTTGTGTGTAGAAACCAAGAGATCCATATTGACTACATTGTAATAATTATCATCATTACTTCACTTCTTTGAATAATTGGAGGAAGAGGAGGAAAGAGTGTGGAGATTTACTGGGAAGTGATGCAGCGCCATGGAGGATGATGGAGTTTTGGGTAAAGGAGAGAACTTTGTGCTACTATCCAGTTATCTCTCAAACGACATCGTTTTAGATAAGTACGGATGGTTTTAAAAAACACTCCGTTTTCTATGTGCGAACACAGCATGCATGTCATTCTCGTTCAATTATTATTTCTGGACAAAAAGAGAGTTATCAATTTCAGTGTTACAAAAAAAAGAGTTTTTTTTTTTGCATAGTGTTACAAAAAAAGTTGTCAATTTTTTCTTTTTTATTTTTTTAAAAGCTGATTTATTTGACATTACAATTACGAAAAATATTACTAGATAATTGTTAATTTTAGATAAATGTATTTGAGTTATTAAAATTCACATCTGATTATATCACTTTCAGTCTTTTTATGAAATCCACACGATTTTATTTGCATCATATTGAAAATTTTAGTTAAGCATTTTTTATTTAATATGTACATAATTTTTTTTTTTGGAATCCAATTTTCAATAGAGAAATATTAATGAACTATTAATAAAACTATATAACTAAAGTAGTTTCCACAATATGTTTCTATTTATTTCCAGAATTTCAAATATTTTCTACATTTTATGTACTTATGTTTACCCATATAATTTGTTACATTTTAAGAAAATGATTTATTGCACACAAAAGTGAGCTGCATGCGAAGGCTTAGGAATGTAGCTACAAATTACTAATCATGTACAAATTTCACTTCTTTCCTTGTGTGATGCATTCAGTGCCGGTCCGGAGGTCAGTTGGCGCCTAAAGCACACCCTATAAATGTTGTCCCTTAGTTATAATTTTTTTTACATTTTAACATTATTAAAATTTTAAATAAAGTATAAAAATATGAATAATTTTTAATGAATTTTTTTCAAAGTAATTCAAAAATTTTAAATAATCAAGTGTTTTGACTTGTTTATGTCCTATTAATATTATCGTCATTACGCTTAATAACTTATGAGAAATATTTTAACGTAAATAATTTATTTTGAATTTTAGTTTAGAGCAAAAGTTAAAATTAAAACAAAATTGTTTTACTGATGTATGATTATAACCATTCATTTTTTTTTCAATAAAAGAAAAAAACACCTCAACTTTTTTCACAGTTTTCTTTGCAACTTTTATCAAATAGTAAAGTTCTACTGTATACATATTTTGTCGATATTGAAGAATAAATATAATTTAATCAAATCATTTAAATTGAATCCAATTTATTAAATGTTACTGAGTATTTTTGTTGAGAATTTCAAAGAGAAAAAATAATTTATTCTAATTTTATGTTTGTTTATATTTAAATATTTTAACATATTATAAAATTTATGACAAATGATAAAGTAGATAAATTTACATAAAAACTTCTAGTTACATCAATTCCATACAATGGAGAACATAGATTATTTAAAAAATTGTCAATTTTGAATTAGTAGATAAATAAAGATTCAGGTTACGTTTGCAAAGGATTGTTCTCAATTGGTGAAGATGGTTTCAGAATCAGAAGAATGACCAGCATTTGAAAGTTATCTGAAAGATATTAAA is a genomic window containing:
- the LOC106304917 gene encoding spermidine coumaroyl CoA acyltransferase-like — encoded protein: MANQTKPILPLLVNKKPLELIKPSKHTPSETLSLSTLDNDLFNEVMYATIYVFKANEKNQNDPVPLLRKALSELLVYYYPLSGKLMRRESDRKLQLVFGGEGVPFEVATAALNLSSLNYIENLDDQVALRLVPDIEIDYDSNISYHPLALQVTKFACGGFTIGTALTHAVCDGFGVAQIIHALTELAAGKSEPTVKPVWQRERLVGQFDDEAAKMPGGHITSLLATSPYIPASEMVTETINIRAGNIKRLKDSLMRECGYPKEGFTTYEVLSSCIWKARSRALKLNLDGITVLGVAVGIRHVLDPPLPQGFYGNAYVDVYIELTVRELQEASISEIAKHVKKAKKTAHDKGYLEEELRNTERLMRDDAKFEGVSDGLLFLTDWRNIGWFGSMDFGWSEPVNLRPLTEQKSAVHIGMILKPSQLDPSMEGGVKVIMTLPRVAMVDFKREMDAMNKLYS